One region of Strigops habroptila isolate Jane chromosome 11, bStrHab1.2.pri, whole genome shotgun sequence genomic DNA includes:
- the SLC25A20 gene encoding mitochondrial carnitine/acylcarnitine carrier protein produces MAEQPQPISPVKNFFAGGFGGVCLVFVGHPLDTIKVRLQTQPKPQPGQPPLYSGTFDCFRKTLVGEGVRGLYRGMAAPIIGVTPMFAVCFFGFGLGKRLQQRKPDDVLTYPQLFAAGMLSGVFTTVIMAPGERIKCLLQIQAATGETKYNGSLDCAKQLYREAGIRGVYKGTVLTLMRDVPASGMYFMTYEWLKNILTPEGRSVSDLSAARILFAGGLAGIFNWAVAIPPDVLKSRFQTAPPGKYPNGFRDVLRELIREEGVASLYKGFTAVMIRAFPANAACFLGFEVAMKFLNWVAPGL; encoded by the exons atggcgGAGCAGCCGCAGCCCATCAGCcctgtgaagaacttcttcgCTGGCGGCTTCGGGGGCGTGTGCCTCGTGTTCGTGGGGCACCCGCTAGACACCATCAAG GTCAGGCTGCAGACCCAGCCGAAGCCGCAGCCGGGTCAGCCTCCCCTCTATTCTGGGACCTTTGACTGCTTCAGAAAGACTCTGGTTGGAGAG GGAGTCCGAGGCTTATACAGAGGAATGGCAGCTCCTATTATTGGAGTGACACCCATGTTTGCTGTGTGCTTCTTTGGATTTGGCTTGGGAAAAAGGCTCCAACAGAGAAAACCTGACGACGTTTTGAC ATATCCTCAGCTCTTTGCTGCTGGCATGTTGTCGGGTGTGTTCACAACAGTAATCATGGCTCCAGGAGAGAGAATCAAGTGCCTTTTACAG ATCCAGGCAGCTACAGGGGAAACTAAATACAATGGCTCTTTGGACTGTGCAAAACAGCTGTACCGCGAGGCTGGGATTCGTGGCGTGTACAAGGGGACAGTTCTCACCCTCATGAGAG ACGTCCCAGCCAGCGGAATGTACTTCATGACGTACGAGTGGCTGAAGAACATTCTGACCCCTGAGGGAAGGAG TGTGAGTGACCTCAGTGCGGCGAGGATCCTCTTTGCTGGTGGCCTGGCTGGGATCTTTAACTGGGCAGTTGCCATTCCTCCAGACGTGCTGAAATCCCGTTTCCAGACTG CTCCTCCAGGAAAGTACCCAAATGGCTTTCGAGATGTGCTGAGAGAACTTATCAGAGAGGAAGGAGTTGCATCTCTGTATAAGGGCTTCACAGCTGTAATGATCAGGGCATTTCCTGCTAATGCA gcaTGCTTCCTCGGGTTTGAAGTTGCTATGAAGTTTCTTAACTGGGTTGCACCAGGTCTATGA